One genomic region from Spirulina subsalsa PCC 9445 encodes:
- the cas6 gene encoding CRISPR-associated endoribonuclease Cas6, which produces MPYSLVLNLTPTSPIYPNFLQGRHFHALFLKLVQAVDPELSAHLHDSSANKPFSLSPLQIQSPKKLPLQWHHKELIPPGTPCWWRVSLLDDGLFKRLTQLWLNLNPERPWHLGPADLKITSILGTPQSRQPWSNACLYDQLYEQASAENTLLAFSFATPTAFRQGKYDTAFPSPELVFNSLRSRWNKYSSVPIESLNLESIFPSFFEVHSEMINDGRTKFIGCVGSLTYRIFGRLEPEEIKNFNALADFALYAGVGRKTTMGMGMVRRLETGAKSG; this is translated from the coding sequence ATGCCCTATAGTCTCGTTTTGAACCTAACCCCCACCTCTCCCATTTATCCCAACTTCCTGCAAGGGCGACATTTCCACGCCCTCTTTCTCAAATTGGTGCAGGCCGTAGATCCCGAACTGTCCGCCCATCTCCATGATTCCTCCGCCAACAAGCCCTTTAGTCTCAGTCCCTTACAAATCCAATCCCCGAAAAAACTGCCCCTGCAATGGCACCATAAAGAACTTATCCCCCCCGGAACCCCCTGTTGGTGGCGGGTGTCCCTGTTGGATGATGGCTTATTCAAACGCTTAACCCAACTCTGGCTAAATCTCAATCCCGAACGCCCCTGGCATTTGGGGCCGGCGGATTTAAAAATCACCAGTATTCTCGGCACCCCCCAATCCCGACAACCTTGGTCTAATGCCTGTTTATATGACCAACTCTACGAACAGGCCTCGGCAGAGAATACCCTGTTGGCGTTTTCCTTTGCCACCCCGACGGCTTTTCGTCAGGGGAAGTATGACACGGCGTTTCCCTCCCCGGAGTTGGTGTTTAACAGTTTGCGCAGTCGTTGGAATAAGTACAGTTCCGTCCCCATTGAATCGCTCAATTTAGAGTCTATTTTTCCCAGTTTTTTTGAGGTTCACAGCGAGATGATTAATGATGGACGGACTAAGTTTATCGGCTGTGTGGGGAGTTTAACCTATCGGATTTTCGGTCGGTTGGAACCCGAGGAGATCAAGAATTTTAATGCTTTGGCGGATTTTGCCCTCTATGCGGGGGTGGGACGAAAAACCACCATGGGGATGGGGATGGTGCGCCGATTGGAGACGGGGGCTAAATCTGGTTAA
- a CDS encoding HAD-IB family phosphatase, whose product MSKEVEGGSAQRAVFCDFDGTITAVETFVGMLKEFAPEQSAVILPQMYARTLTLREGVRQLLESIPTAYYPAMLEYGDHKPLRPGLPELLDFLARQGVPFHVVSGGLGGMVERVLSRARAGETPIIEGVASITAVEVEVNLSHPCLRVPVQPFEADSELVAKVKVMEQYPAREWVVIGDSLTDINMALRADLVFARDRLIDYLEQEQKPYIPWQDFLDVRDRLSERWGVS is encoded by the coding sequence TTGTCTAAGGAAGTCGAGGGCGGTTCGGCGCAAAGAGCCGTTTTTTGTGATTTTGATGGCACAATCACGGCAGTAGAAACCTTTGTGGGGATGTTAAAGGAGTTTGCTCCGGAACAGTCGGCGGTGATTTTGCCTCAGATGTATGCAAGGACGTTAACGCTACGGGAGGGGGTGCGGCAACTGTTGGAGTCGATTCCTACGGCCTATTATCCGGCGATGCTGGAGTATGGGGATCATAAACCTCTGCGGCCGGGTTTGCCGGAGTTGTTGGATTTTTTAGCCCGTCAAGGGGTGCCGTTTCATGTGGTGTCTGGGGGACTGGGGGGGATGGTTGAACGGGTTTTGAGTCGGGCAAGGGCGGGGGAAACGCCTATAATAGAAGGTGTGGCTTCTATTACGGCTGTGGAGGTGGAGGTGAATCTGAGTCACCCTTGTTTAAGGGTTCCGGTTCAGCCCTTTGAGGCCGATTCAGAATTGGTGGCGAAAGTAAAGGTTATGGAACAGTATCCAGCCCGGGAATGGGTCGTGATTGGGGACTCTCTCACGGATATTAATATGGCGTTGCGGGCTGATCTGGTGTTTGCACGCGATCGCCTGATTGATTATCTGGAGCAAGAACAAAAGCCCTATATCCCTTGGCAGGATTTTCTAGATGTGCGCGATCGCCTAAGTGAACGATGGGGGGTATCATGA
- the mtnB gene encoding methylthioribulose 1-phosphate dehydratase: MTTTATVRADLVASAQQFYQLGWMLGTAGNLSAKNPDGSFWITASGKSKGRLTEQDFVRLSPHGQVLETPLPENRPSAETSIHQAIYDLFPEAQACYHVHSVEANLVTQFCEGDCLSLPPLEMIKGLGIWEENPHVSMPVFENYLDVPKIAQALRDRFSQSCPEVPALLIRHHGVTVWGTSPTEAHNRVEIAEYLFRYIVALG; this comes from the coding sequence ATGACAACAACAGCAACAGTACGAGCCGATTTAGTCGCCTCAGCCCAGCAATTTTATCAGTTAGGTTGGATGTTAGGCACAGCCGGGAATTTATCCGCTAAAAATCCCGATGGGAGTTTCTGGATTACCGCCAGTGGCAAATCAAAAGGCCGTCTGACTGAACAAGATTTTGTGCGACTTTCTCCCCACGGACAGGTTTTAGAAACCCCCTTACCGGAGAATCGCCCCTCGGCAGAAACCAGCATTCATCAAGCCATCTACGACTTATTCCCCGAAGCCCAAGCTTGTTATCATGTCCACTCCGTCGAGGCCAATTTAGTCACCCAATTTTGTGAGGGAGACTGTTTAAGTTTACCCCCCTTAGAAATGATTAAAGGCCTGGGAATTTGGGAGGAAAATCCTCACGTTTCTATGCCTGTGTTCGAGAATTATCTAGACGTGCCGAAAATTGCCCAGGCCCTGCGCGATCGCTTTTCCCAATCCTGTCCTGAAGTCCCCGCCCTCCTCATTCGCCATCACGGAGTCACCGTCTGGGGAACATCCCCCACCGAAGCCCACAATCGAGTGGAAATCGCCGAATATTTATTCCGTTATATCGTCGCCCTCGGTTAG
- a CDS encoding aldehyde dehydrogenase — MLTIASNLDLIQQQRSFFATGQTKAIEFRITQLKTLKSAIENHENEILEALQRDLNKPSFEAIAAELTLCLEEINYSLKHIKKWAKPKKAKTLITQFPASSRIMADPLGVVLIISPWNYPFQLGIAPLIGAIAAGNCAILKPSELAPYTSSIIAKILGSSFPSEYIAVVEGDKEITQDLLKHKFDHIFFTGGTKIGKIIMQAAAQHLTPVTLELGGKSPCIVTPDTHLDYTARRIVWGKFINAGQTCIAPDYLLVHRSIKQPLIAAMVEQIKAFYGENPAVSPDYARIITAGHFQRLTGLIEPAKVIYGGESEAKTRYIAPTLLDGVTWEDKVMADEIFGPILPILEYESLEDAIAQINQRPKPLALYLFTTNKQTEQQVLTQTSSGGVCVNDTIMHIASPEMPFGGVGDSGMGAYHGKATFDTFSHYKSVLTRSFLFDLKLRYPPYEGKLKYIKMLLR, encoded by the coding sequence ATGTTAACCATTGCTTCTAACCTTGACCTAATTCAACAACAACGTTCTTTTTTCGCGACGGGTCAGACCAAAGCTATTGAGTTTAGAATCACCCAACTTAAAACCCTAAAATCTGCTATTGAAAACCACGAAAACGAGATTTTAGAAGCCCTGCAACGGGATTTAAATAAGCCATCCTTTGAAGCCATTGCGGCAGAATTAACCCTCTGTCTCGAAGAAATTAACTATAGCCTGAAACACATTAAAAAGTGGGCAAAACCGAAAAAGGCGAAAACCTTAATTACCCAATTTCCCGCTTCTAGCCGCATTATGGCTGACCCCTTGGGGGTGGTTTTAATTATTAGTCCTTGGAATTATCCCTTTCAGTTAGGGATTGCGCCCTTAATTGGTGCGATCGCCGCCGGAAACTGTGCTATCCTGAAACCCTCAGAACTCGCCCCCTACACCTCCAGTATTATCGCCAAAATTCTGGGCAGTAGCTTCCCCTCCGAATACATCGCCGTTGTGGAAGGGGATAAAGAAATTACCCAAGATTTGTTAAAACACAAATTCGACCATATTTTCTTTACAGGCGGAACAAAAATCGGCAAAATTATCATGCAGGCGGCCGCCCAACATTTAACCCCTGTCACCCTTGAATTAGGGGGAAAAAGCCCCTGTATTGTCACCCCAGACACCCACTTGGACTATACAGCACGGCGCATTGTGTGGGGGAAATTTATCAACGCCGGACAAACTTGTATTGCCCCGGATTATTTATTGGTTCACCGCAGTATCAAACAGCCTTTAATCGCGGCAATGGTGGAACAGATAAAGGCGTTTTATGGGGAAAATCCGGCCGTTAGTCCCGACTATGCCAGAATCATCACGGCGGGGCATTTTCAACGCTTAACGGGCTTAATAGAGCCAGCTAAGGTCATTTATGGGGGAGAGTCTGAGGCTAAAACCCGCTATATTGCCCCCACGCTGTTAGATGGGGTGACATGGGAGGATAAGGTGATGGCTGATGAGATTTTCGGCCCGATTTTACCCATTTTAGAGTATGAGTCTTTGGAAGATGCGATCGCCCAAATTAACCAACGCCCCAAACCTTTAGCGCTGTATCTCTTTACAACCAACAAGCAGACGGAACAACAGGTATTAACTCAAACCTCTTCCGGTGGGGTTTGTGTGAATGATACCATCATGCACATTGCCTCTCCTGAAATGCCTTTCGGAGGGGTAGGAGATAGTGGCATGGGGGCGTATCACGGGAAGGCTACCTTTGACACTTTTTCCCACTATAAGAGTGTTTTAACTCGGTCTTTTCTGTTTGACCTCAAGTTACGTTATCCTCCCTATGAGGGCAAGTTAAAATATATCAAGATGTTGTTAAGGTAA
- a CDS encoding peptidylprolyl isomerase, which translates to MSAALQLGNQQLGADEVVSLLTSPQILPHLLRELAIEQAIASVSYTPAEFELAYRQLAQLPQFANHSPEQMDWLVKRQLRLGKFKEETWGAQVEEEFRNHSHVYDQVLFSLIQSEVVEVVQELYFRLQEGEASFSELSTQYSQGPEARTNGLVGPLELRNIHPRLAQMLRISQPGQISPPFRVDQWLVIVRLERYIPAELTPPLRQRLIEDKFETWLKEKIALQSNQVAVEQWQDIPSLLLTEEPDVEAKGEESDLGTNSTRPEGEVIAPQTPAANPATVAEKPVQKIARSLQLEYQKRYQRGNRIPEAALLALIPVVLGGWGVSAMLGWSWENNPLTPATIAGNLWQAPTPEVPKEEAYRLAINAASDAVRLLERAELPQDWDQIAQQWQQAIALLKIVPSTDRNYALAQKKIHEYQGYLAYAKDRATNPNEVFRIAVNNALQAVQSSQGAVSPEDWVKAATHWELAIQFMQAVDSRSPHYNLAQEKAVEYQAYWEYAQHRSGQAL; encoded by the coding sequence ATGAGTGCAGCGTTACAACTTGGCAATCAACAACTAGGTGCGGATGAAGTGGTGTCGTTGCTTACGTCTCCTCAAATCCTGCCCCACCTTTTACGCGAATTGGCGATTGAACAGGCGATCGCCTCCGTTTCCTATACTCCAGCAGAATTTGAACTCGCTTATCGACAACTCGCCCAACTCCCCCAATTTGCTAACCATTCTCCCGAACAGATGGACTGGTTGGTAAAACGCCAACTGAGATTAGGCAAATTTAAGGAGGAAACTTGGGGGGCGCAAGTCGAGGAAGAATTTCGCAATCACTCCCACGTTTATGATCAAGTTCTCTTCTCTTTGATTCAAAGTGAAGTAGTGGAAGTGGTGCAAGAACTCTATTTTCGCTTACAAGAGGGCGAGGCCTCTTTTTCGGAACTTTCCACCCAGTATTCCCAAGGCCCTGAGGCGCGCACCAATGGTTTAGTGGGGCCGTTGGAATTACGAAATATTCACCCTCGACTGGCTCAAATGTTGCGCATCAGTCAGCCGGGGCAAATTTCCCCGCCCTTTCGGGTCGATCAATGGTTGGTAATTGTGCGGCTAGAGCGTTATATTCCGGCTGAGTTAACCCCACCCTTACGGCAACGACTGATTGAGGATAAATTTGAGACTTGGTTAAAAGAGAAAATCGCCCTACAGTCTAATCAGGTCGCGGTTGAACAGTGGCAAGACATTCCCAGCTTACTGCTCACAGAGGAACCCGATGTAGAAGCTAAAGGAGAGGAATCTGATCTGGGGACAAATTCCACCCGCCCAGAGGGGGAAGTGATAGCCCCTCAGACTCCGGCCGCTAATCCGGCGACTGTGGCAGAAAAACCTGTGCAGAAAATCGCCCGTTCTCTCCAGCTAGAGTATCAGAAACGCTACCAACGGGGAAATCGTATCCCAGAAGCGGCGTTATTAGCCCTGATTCCGGTTGTTTTGGGGGGATGGGGAGTTAGTGCCATGTTGGGCTGGAGTTGGGAGAATAACCCCTTAACCCCAGCTACGATTGCGGGGAATTTATGGCAAGCCCCGACTCCAGAAGTGCCGAAAGAGGAAGCTTACCGACTGGCGATTAACGCGGCCAGTGACGCGGTGCGATTATTGGAGAGGGCGGAATTGCCCCAAGATTGGGATCAAATTGCTCAACAGTGGCAACAGGCGATCGCACTGCTCAAAATTGTGCCATCTACGGATCGGAATTATGCCTTGGCTCAGAAGAAAATTCACGAGTATCAAGGCTATCTGGCCTATGCTAAGGATCGGGCAACTAACCCTAATGAAGTGTTCCGAATTGCCGTGAATAACGCCCTACAAGCGGTTCAATCGAGTCAAGGGGCTGTGAGTCCTGAAGACTGGGTAAAAGCGGCCACGCACTGGGAACTAGCCATTCAGTTCATGCAGGCGGTTGATTCGAGAAGTCCCCACTACAATCTCGCTCAAGAAAAAGCGGTAGAGTATCAGGCCTATTGGGAGTATGCCCAACACCGTTCGGGTCAGGCGCTCTAA
- a CDS encoding ABC transporter permease, with protein MQLLESVQMATRALKSNKLRSALTMLGIVIGNASVITMVGIGQGAQRLAEEEFEALGPNLLFIIPGTQQDRRTTFELPKTLVLEDADAIARQVPAVSQVAPQINAREVVSYQQQTTNITVLGVTPEFSPVRTFQVEQGRFIEDSDLRRNARVVVLGSDIADQFFGDRNPLGERIRVKNISLEVIGVMESKGAFLGTNQDEAVYLPLTTMANQIVGRTSPYGLEVSVITVSARNAQSIGAAQFQIENLLRLRHNIIGEDDFTVRTQKDVLSIVGTVTGGLTIMLAAIAAISLLVGGIGVMNIMLVSVTERTQEIGLRKALGATQQDILSQFLIEAVIVSAVGGVVGTVIGIGGIVFIGAVSPLASIISPLSILLAVGVSGGIGLFFGVFPARQAAQLDPIVALRRL; from the coding sequence ATGCAGTTGCTCGAAAGTGTCCAGATGGCCACCCGCGCTTTAAAGAGTAATAAGTTGCGGAGTGCTTTAACCATGTTAGGGATTGTGATTGGCAATGCCTCCGTGATTACGATGGTGGGCATTGGACAAGGGGCGCAACGTTTGGCCGAGGAGGAATTTGAAGCTCTCGGCCCTAACTTATTGTTTATTATCCCCGGCACACAACAGGACAGACGGACAACCTTTGAGTTGCCCAAAACGCTGGTTTTAGAGGATGCCGACGCGATCGCCCGTCAAGTCCCTGCTGTCTCCCAAGTTGCCCCCCAAATCAACGCCCGGGAAGTTGTCTCCTATCAACAGCAAACGACCAATATCACGGTTTTAGGAGTAACGCCGGAATTTTCCCCCGTGCGGACGTTCCAAGTCGAGCAGGGGCGGTTTATAGAAGATTCCGATTTAAGGCGCAATGCTCGGGTTGTGGTGTTAGGATCAGACATTGCGGATCAGTTTTTTGGCGATCGCAATCCCCTCGGCGAACGCATCCGCGTTAAGAACATTTCCCTAGAAGTGATTGGCGTGATGGAGTCTAAAGGAGCCTTTTTAGGCACCAATCAAGACGAAGCCGTATATCTTCCCCTCACCACAATGGCCAATCAAATCGTCGGCCGTACCTCCCCCTATGGTCTGGAAGTGTCTGTGATTACCGTTTCCGCCCGCAACGCCCAAAGCATTGGGGCCGCTCAATTCCAAATCGAGAACTTACTCCGTCTGCGCCACAATATCATCGGAGAAGATGACTTTACTGTACGCACGCAAAAAGATGTCCTGAGCATTGTGGGAACTGTCACCGGAGGCCTGACTATCATGTTAGCGGCGATCGCGGCCATTTCCCTCCTCGTCGGGGGCATCGGTGTTATGAACATCATGCTCGTTTCTGTCACCGAACGCACCCAAGAAATCGGACTGCGGAAAGCCCTAGGGGCAACTCAACAAGACATTCTCAGTCAATTTCTCATCGAAGCCGTGATTGTCTCTGCTGTGGGGGGAGTCGTCGGAACTGTCATCGGCATTGGCGGCATCGTCTTCATCGGAGCCGTCAGTCCCTTGGCCTCCATTATCTCCCCCCTGTCGATTCTGCTGGCTGTGGGTGTATCCGGTGGCATTGGTCTATTTTTCGGAGTCTTCCCCGCCCGACAAGCCGCCCAACTTGACCCCATTGTTGCGTTACGTCGTCTTTGA
- the gmk gene encoding guanylate kinase → MRQKNTLTKEGVTTQLTPSFEHPATLTLEPPPQGKLIVLTGPSGVGKGTLVKALLERHPELHLSVSATTRQPRPGEVEGKHYFFLERSHFQQMVAAGEFLEWAEYAGNLYGTPRQNVEQQIARGQIVLLEIELVGARLIQQTFPKAFRIFILPPSSAELERRLRDRGQDSEEAIVKRLGHAEAEIAASHEFDLQVVNDNLESALAKLEKAILGQG, encoded by the coding sequence ATGAGACAGAAGAACACCTTAACCAAGGAGGGAGTTACAACCCAACTCACCCCCTCCTTTGAACACCCCGCCACCCTAACCCTTGAACCTCCTCCCCAAGGTAAATTAATTGTGCTGACGGGACCCAGTGGGGTAGGGAAAGGAACACTGGTTAAAGCCCTATTAGAACGTCATCCGGAACTGCATCTTTCCGTATCCGCAACCACTCGCCAACCGCGTCCGGGGGAAGTGGAGGGGAAACACTATTTTTTCTTGGAACGCAGCCATTTTCAGCAAATGGTGGCGGCGGGTGAGTTTCTCGAATGGGCGGAATATGCGGGGAACTTATACGGTACCCCGAGGCAAAATGTAGAACAACAAATTGCCCGGGGTCAGATTGTGCTGCTAGAAATTGAGTTAGTGGGGGCGCGCTTGATTCAGCAGACCTTCCCCAAAGCCTTCCGTATTTTCATTTTACCCCCCTCTAGTGCGGAATTAGAACGCCGTCTGCGCGATCGCGGTCAAGACTCGGAGGAAGCCATCGTGAAGCGCCTGGGACACGCCGAGGCCGAAATTGCTGCGAGTCATGAATTTGATTTACAAGTGGTCAACGACAACTTAGAAAGCGCCTTAGCTAAACTAGAAAAAGCAATTTTGGGTCAGGGCTAA
- the remA gene encoding extracellular matrix/biofilm regulator RemA yields the protein MDIQLINIGFGNIVSANRIIAIVSPESAPIKRIITDARDRGQLIDATYGRRTRAVIITDSSHVVLSAIQPETVAHRFVTNPKDSHLSN from the coding sequence ATGGATATTCAACTGATTAACATTGGTTTTGGCAATATCGTCTCTGCGAATCGCATTATTGCTATTGTGAGTCCTGAATCTGCACCGATTAAACGCATTATCACGGATGCTCGCGATCGCGGTCAACTCATTGATGCCACCTATGGCCGTCGCACCCGGGCGGTGATTATTACAGATTCAAGTCATGTGGTATTATCAGCGATTCAACCGGAAACCGTTGCCCATCGTTTTGTGACGAACCCCAAAGATAGCCATTTGAGCAATTAA